The DNA sequence TTGGAATCGTCGCTTTAATTGCGATTATTGTTATTTGCCTAGGTCCTTTGGTTAAAATTCTTGCGATGCTTCTCGTTTTCCGCATTTCTGCGGCCCTTATCGAGCCACTCGGTGAAAAGGGCTTGGCGGATAGTCTTCAGGACATGTCCAAAAGTCTAATTTTCATTTTAGTAACGGTCACTTCAGTGGCGATTATGTTTTTTATGACTGTTGCCGTAGTTGTAGGAACGGGAACCTTTTCGGTGATGTTGCACTAAGGAGGTGAGGACTGTGCAAACGTTACAAACTCTTGTGCGCAATTTGGCTATGATTCTACTACTTGCTACCTTTCTTGAGATGTTGTTACCCAATAAATCTATGCGGGGGTTTGTTCAACTAGTGATGGGGTTGTTTGTGATTTCGGCAGTTCTCACACCGATCACTACCTTCTTACATACTCCGTTGTCAATGGAGGTTCCCGCTTGGTCAGCAACGACACCCCAGGATTTGCCCGCCATTGCCTCTGAAGGTCAAGGGATTAAAGTGGGACGGGATGCCGTCCAAGATCAATATCGGCAGATCCTTGTAAACCAGATCAAAGCGCTTGCGCTGAGTACTAATGGAGTCGAGTCTGCGGAGGTAGAGATCAAGTTCGAGGAGGGATTAGGGGGGGTAATAGATCAGCCAAAGATTACAATGGTTAGTGTTACGCTGACTTCTGTAAAGGGAGAAATACGGCCTGTTCAACCCATTGCCATCGGGCAGCAACGTCTCACTAATACGCAGTCAACTAAAGCGGAAGAAGTACGTGAAAGGGTTGCTGCACTCATGAGTTTGTCGAAGGATAAGATTCTAGTTCAAGAAATCTAGTGATAAAACTATTTGAAGGGAGGCTATAATCCGTGAAGTTTATGAAACTGATTTCATCGGATAAATTGTTAGTTAGTTTAGTCGCGCTTATTGCAGTTGGGATGTCTTTAATTTATTTAGGAAAAGGTACCATTGCCCCTGCTCAAAATTTGCAGGCAAAGTCTACATCAACTACCATCTCGACTCCAGAAACCAAGATTGGTGTTTTGGAAAAAGAATTAGAGGCTAAGCTACAAGCAAATATCTTGCAGATGGAAGGGGTAGGCAGGGTGCACGTTTCGGTAAGCTTTTCGACGGGATTAAAAAATGAGTATGCCCGAAATGCTAATGTTACGAAACGAACTTCGAAGGAAACCGACAAGACTGGAGGGACCAGAGAAACGACGGAAGTGACGGAAAATAACCAAGTAGTTATGCCTAGTGGTTCATCCCAGCCT is a window from the Desulfosporosinus sp. Sb-LF genome containing:
- a CDS encoding stage III sporulation protein AH — encoded protein: MKFMKLISSDKLLVSLVALIAVGMSLIYLGKGTIAPAQNLQAKSTSTTISTPETKIGVLEKELEAKLQANILQMEGVGRVHVSVSFSTGLKNEYARNANVTKRTSKETDKTGGTRETTEVTENNQVVMPSGSSQPVMVMEDRPEVAGVLVIAEGARDAKVREGIHTAVQTLLNISGTKITVVPMGGA
- a CDS encoding stage III sporulation protein AF, which gives rise to MQTLQTLVRNLAMILLLATFLEMLLPNKSMRGFVQLVMGLFVISAVLTPITTFLHTPLSMEVPAWSATTPQDLPAIASEGQGIKVGRDAVQDQYRQILVNQIKALALSTNGVESAEVEIKFEEGLGGVIDQPKITMVSVTLTSVKGEIRPVQPIAIGQQRLTNTQSTKAEEVRERVAALMSLSKDKILVQEI